One genomic region from Bradyrhizobium icense encodes:
- the tnpC gene encoding IS66 family transposase — MGDSPEKLPEDIEALHAALLATRAELASVRAQQSDDQALIAHLKLQIEKLNRDRYGPRSERTARLLDQLELTLEELEASATEDELAAEMAAARITNTTTVASFTRQRPSRKPFPDHLPRERVIVSGPTSCACCGGLRLSKLGEDITETLEVIPKSWKVIQHVREKFSCRDCEKISQAPAPFHVIARGWAGPSLLAMVLFEKFGQHQPLNRQAERYAKEGVPISLSTLADQVGSCTVALTPLFQRLEAHVLSAERLHGDDTTVPVLAKGKTSTGRIWVYVRDDKPFGGPEPPGAVFYYSRDRAGEHPQTHLASYSGIFQADAYGGYGRLYEPGRNAGPILEAACWVHARRPFFVMADLAENARRKVQGKKPAVISPLALEAVRRIDALFEIERGINGQSAERRRAVRQELSAPLVADLETWMREQRAKLSRRNDVAKAMDYMLKRWSAFTRFLDDGRICLSNNAAERAVRGIALGRKSWLFCGSDRGGDRAAVMYSLIVTAKMNDVDPQAWLADVLARIAAHPVQRLDELLPWNWRDQNKRVEKAA; from the coding sequence ATGGGTGACAGTCCCGAGAAGCTGCCGGAAGATATTGAGGCGCTGCATGCGGCGCTGCTTGCGACGCGCGCCGAACTCGCCAGCGTTCGCGCCCAACAATCCGACGACCAGGCGCTGATCGCTCACCTGAAGCTGCAGATCGAAAAGCTGAACCGTGATCGTTATGGCCCGCGCTCGGAGCGTACCGCAAGGCTGCTGGACCAACTTGAACTGACGCTGGAGGAGCTCGAGGCCTCAGCGACCGAAGATGAACTGGCCGCCGAAATGGCCGCGGCCAGGATCACGAACACCACCACCGTAGCGTCGTTCACCCGCCAGCGGCCATCTCGCAAACCATTCCCGGATCATCTGCCCCGCGAGCGCGTGATCGTATCAGGGCCGACGTCGTGCGCCTGCTGCGGTGGCTTGCGGTTGTCCAAGCTCGGCGAGGACATCACCGAGACGTTGGAGGTGATCCCGAAATCCTGGAAGGTGATCCAGCACGTCCGGGAGAAGTTCAGCTGCCGGGACTGCGAGAAGATCAGCCAGGCGCCGGCGCCGTTCCACGTCATCGCTCGCGGTTGGGCCGGTCCCAGCCTTTTGGCGATGGTGCTGTTCGAGAAGTTCGGCCAGCATCAGCCCCTGAACCGGCAGGCCGAACGCTATGCCAAGGAAGGCGTGCCGATCAGCCTGTCGACCCTGGCCGACCAGGTCGGCAGCTGTACGGTCGCGCTGACGCCGTTGTTCCAGCGCCTCGAGGCCCATGTGCTGAGCGCCGAGCGGCTGCACGGCGACGACACCACGGTGCCGGTTCTGGCCAAGGGCAAGACCAGCACCGGCCGGATCTGGGTCTATGTCCGCGACGACAAGCCGTTCGGCGGGCCAGAACCGCCGGGGGCGGTGTTTTACTACTCACGCGATCGTGCCGGCGAACATCCTCAGACGCATCTGGCCAGCTACAGCGGAATCTTCCAGGCCGATGCCTATGGCGGCTATGGCAGGCTTTACGAACCGGGCCGCAACGCAGGTCCGATCCTGGAAGCCGCGTGCTGGGTCCACGCCCGACGGCCGTTCTTCGTGATGGCTGATCTGGCGGAGAATGCGCGCCGCAAGGTGCAGGGCAAAAAGCCCGCGGTGATCTCGCCCCTGGCGCTGGAAGCAGTCCGCCGGATCGACGCCTTGTTCGAGATTGAGCGAGGCATCAACGGCCAGAGTGCCGAACGGCGCCGGGCCGTCCGCCAGGAGCTGAGCGCGCCGCTGGTCGCCGATTTGGAAACCTGGATGCGTGAGCAACGCGCCAAGCTCTCACGTCGCAACGACGTCGCCAAGGCGATGGACTATATGCTCAAGCGCTGGAGCGCGTTCACCCGCTTCCTCGACGACGGCCGCATCTGCCTGTCGAACAACGCCGCCGAACGCGCCGTGCGCGGCATCGCTCTGGGCCGGAAGTCGTGGCTGTTCTGTGGCTCCGATCGCGGCGGCGACCGTGCCGCGGTGATGTACAGCCTTATCGTCACCGCCAAAATGAATGACGTGGATCCGCAAGCCTGGCTCGCCGACGTCCTGGCGCGCATCGCTGCGCATCCAGTCCAAAGGCTCGACGAACTGCTTCCGTGGAATTGGCGCGACCAAAACAAGCGAGTCGAAAAGGCAGCCTGA
- a CDS encoding DegT/DnrJ/EryC1/StrS family aminotransferase has protein sequence MQIPHQIIYQIRYISCWLKSDQEADQAFRVRLNSLLGGASAIIPLGRARSGIFLLVKQVVTETRRNVIMSPYTIPDVVNMVKFGGGQPVFVDFRPNSTNVDFGHLRSLIDKRTACVLVTHYHVPQAETNAIADFCRSRGVKFFDDCAISLGASIEGRPIGTVSEASVFSFSGFKILNFFWGGAIVMPPGEIATAIEAEVEAWPRLRFWQYRFQAKKILTYSFVTSRFVFPLFFTLRRSMIESSEIVDVLPLSRIETASLDDTITSRPALAALAEWSRKFSDVADILNHRRSIAAVYDRYFRQISVSAETPEECRAAAGFVNYPIIVGRNSRDKIYRALLANNYDVALSLYPNVHEMEKFTDIPGRTTNVSELVRSIITLPTHTRVTPAYAERLSQFLLALIPRH, from the coding sequence ATGCAAATACCGCATCAAATCATCTATCAAATTCGATATATCTCTTGTTGGCTGAAGTCCGACCAAGAGGCCGATCAAGCTTTTCGCGTTAGACTGAATTCTCTGTTGGGCGGAGCAAGCGCCATAATACCGTTAGGGCGAGCCCGCTCCGGAATCTTTCTATTGGTCAAGCAGGTCGTTACAGAAACGCGGCGCAACGTAATTATGTCGCCGTACACTATACCTGACGTCGTTAACATGGTGAAGTTTGGAGGGGGCCAGCCAGTTTTTGTGGACTTTCGTCCAAATTCGACCAACGTTGATTTTGGCCACCTCAGGTCGCTCATCGATAAGCGGACCGCGTGTGTTCTGGTCACTCACTATCACGTCCCCCAAGCGGAAACGAATGCGATAGCTGACTTCTGTCGCTCCAGAGGCGTGAAGTTCTTCGATGACTGCGCCATATCTTTGGGCGCTAGTATCGAAGGCAGGCCAATCGGTACCGTCAGCGAAGCAAGCGTGTTCAGTTTCTCGGGATTTAAGATACTGAATTTTTTTTGGGGCGGAGCGATAGTCATGCCTCCTGGAGAGATTGCAACGGCGATCGAAGCTGAAGTTGAAGCGTGGCCGCGGCTGAGGTTCTGGCAATATCGATTCCAAGCAAAAAAAATTCTAACATACAGCTTTGTCACGAGTCGCTTCGTGTTTCCGCTGTTTTTTACGCTGCGGCGCTCAATGATTGAGTCTAGCGAGATTGTCGACGTCCTTCCTTTGTCACGCATTGAGACGGCTAGCCTGGACGACACTATTACCAGCCGCCCGGCCCTCGCTGCCTTGGCTGAGTGGAGCCGAAAATTTAGCGATGTCGCAGACATACTCAACCACCGTCGCTCGATCGCCGCGGTTTATGATAGGTATTTTCGCCAGATTAGTGTATCGGCTGAGACACCTGAAGAATGTCGCGCGGCGGCTGGATTCGTCAATTATCCGATCATCGTTGGTCGCAATTCGCGAGATAAGATCTACAGGGCGCTGCTAGCCAATAACTACGACGTAGCTTTGTCACTTTACCCGAATGTCCATGAAATGGAGAAGTTCACCGATATACCGGGCCGTACCACTAATGTTTCGGAGTTGGTGCGATCTATTATTACCCTGCCAACGCACACGCGTGTGACGCCCGCATATGCTGAAAGGCTGAGCCAGTTTCTGTTGGCATTGATCCCGAGGCACTGA
- the tnpA gene encoding IS66-like element accessory protein TnpA, which translates to MDSNKCSAQIERFEIVETGRRRRWTDDEKLKIVLESLQTPRAVSSTARRYGISRSLLLTWRRSFGTRASGNEQPQPGFVPAMVMPDPPPARSTVLATPASGRMEIVVGKACRVIVDAGVDMTALSRVLDLLEQR; encoded by the coding sequence ATGGACAGCAATAAGTGCAGTGCTCAGATTGAACGGTTCGAGATTGTTGAGACTGGTCGGCGTCGTCGCTGGACCGATGATGAGAAGCTCAAGATCGTTTTGGAGAGTTTGCAGACACCGCGCGCCGTCTCATCGACAGCTCGGCGATATGGAATCTCGCGCTCGCTGCTGTTGACTTGGCGGCGATCGTTTGGGACCCGGGCGAGCGGTAATGAACAGCCTCAGCCCGGCTTTGTGCCGGCGATGGTGATGCCGGACCCACCTCCAGCGCGGTCGACCGTTTTGGCGACGCCGGCGAGCGGACGCATGGAGATTGTCGTCGGCAAGGCTTGTCGAGTGATCGTGGACGCGGGCGTTGATATGACCGCGTTGTCTCGAGTGTTGGACCTTCTGGAGCAGCGATGA
- the tnpB gene encoding IS66 family insertion sequence element accessory protein TnpB (TnpB, as the term is used for proteins encoded by IS66 family insertion elements, is considered an accessory protein, since TnpC, encoded by a neighboring gene, is a DDE family transposase.) has protein sequence MIPVPTGARVWLATGYTDMRRGFPSLALQVQEVLRKDPLSGHLFVFRGRRSDLVKVIWHDGQGACLFTKRLERGRFIWPSVAGEAVTISPAQMSYLLSGIDWRNPQEALRPTRVG, from the coding sequence ATGATCCCGGTTCCGACGGGCGCGCGAGTGTGGCTGGCGACAGGCTACACGGACATGCGCCGAGGCTTTCCGTCGTTGGCACTCCAGGTGCAGGAGGTGCTGCGCAAGGACCCGCTCAGCGGTCATCTGTTCGTGTTCCGCGGTCGCCGAAGCGATCTTGTGAAGGTGATCTGGCACGATGGCCAGGGGGCATGCCTGTTCACCAAAAGACTCGAGAGAGGAAGGTTCATCTGGCCATCGGTTGCGGGCGAAGCAGTGACGATCTCACCGGCGCAGATGAGCTATCTGTTGTCCGGAATCGATTGGCGCAACCCTCAAGAAGCGCTGCGACCAACGCGGGTCGGATAG
- the tnpB gene encoding IS66 family insertion sequence element accessory protein TnpB (TnpB, as the term is used for proteins encoded by IS66 family insertion elements, is considered an accessory protein, since TnpC, encoded by a neighboring gene, is a DDE family transposase.) produces the protein MIPIAAGARIWIATGHTDMRKGMQGLALLVQEGLGRDPFAGDIFVFRGRAGTLIKALWHDGVGLSLYAKRLDRGRFIWPATVDGVVVADRSSDGLFAGGDRLAQPSTQLAAAERGIGCAKIP, from the coding sequence ATGATCCCGATCGCAGCAGGCGCGAGAATCTGGATCGCGACTGGTCACACTGACATGCGCAAAGGCATGCAGGGCCTGGCGTTGCTGGTGCAGGAGGGCCTTGGGCGAGATCCTTTTGCCGGCGACATCTTTGTGTTCCGTGGTCGCGCCGGCACGCTGATCAAGGCGCTTTGGCACGACGGGGTTGGACTGTCGCTCTACGCCAAGCGGCTGGACCGTGGCCGCTTCATCTGGCCGGCGACGGTGGACGGCGTGGTGGTCGCTGACCGCAGCTCAGATGGGCTATTTGCTGGAGGCGATCGACTGGCGCAACCCTCAACACAGCTGGCGGCCGCAGAGCGCGGGATAGGTTGCGCAAAAATCCCGTGA
- the tnpA gene encoding IS66-like element accessory protein TnpA, whose product MTISRAEVITSVERRRRWSQDEKERLVGASLEPGASVSEVARMAGLHVSQLFRWRKELCKHGEASTAPFVPVEIGPSAPPREVAEVPLTTTAARRRKSQGIIEIDLGSGHRIRVDGDVDGDALRRVLDALVRR is encoded by the coding sequence ATGACGATTTCGCGGGCAGAGGTTATCACATCGGTCGAGCGGCGGCGCCGGTGGTCGCAGGATGAGAAGGAACGGCTTGTTGGAGCATCGCTCGAGCCCGGAGCCAGTGTTTCCGAGGTGGCTCGCATGGCCGGCCTTCATGTGAGCCAGCTGTTCAGGTGGCGCAAAGAGCTTTGCAAGCATGGTGAAGCGAGTACAGCGCCGTTCGTGCCGGTCGAGATTGGGCCGTCTGCGCCGCCGCGGGAGGTGGCCGAAGTGCCATTGACGACGACGGCGGCGCGTCGACGGAAGAGCCAGGGCATCATCGAGATTGATCTTGGTAGCGGGCACCGCATCCGGGTCGATGGCGACGTTGATGGCGACGCGCTACGTCGCGTTCTCGATGCTTTGGTACGCCGATGA